A stretch of Synechococcus sp. WH 8020 DNA encodes these proteins:
- a CDS encoding NAD(P)/FAD-dependent oxidoreductase: MHNNPIIVVGGGFAGLTTALALSNQRPRPPLLLIEPRQQFLFLPLLYELLSGEMKSWEIAPTYDSLLQGRRIPHLDDRVTSINTAQKSLQTSRGRVLNYSQLVLATGSEPDDFGITGVKEHALTFHSLLDISPLKERVHRLCQRTAKDGALVVVGAGATGVELACKLSDMLDGSAAVHLVELGDSILSRSRAFNREQAQKALDQRGVHRHLNTRVTSVSTNAVQLVQNGLPQSLNHDGLIWTAGTKPILPTLIPNPTKERGLLCVEDGLQLTTDPNVVVLGDVASHHDADAPWPRSAQSALQQGAAAARTLQAIRMGQAVPSFQFQDLGEMLSLGIGDASITGMGLTLAGPLAYRMRRLTYLARMPGLSLGLRSAGAWLFQS, from the coding sequence ATGCACAACAATCCAATCATTGTTGTGGGCGGTGGATTTGCAGGTCTAACAACAGCTTTAGCCCTCAGTAATCAACGGCCCCGTCCACCGTTGTTGTTGATTGAGCCGCGCCAACAATTTCTCTTCTTACCTCTTCTCTATGAGCTTCTCAGCGGCGAAATGAAGAGTTGGGAGATCGCTCCCACCTATGACAGCCTTCTCCAGGGGCGGCGCATTCCTCACCTCGATGACCGGGTGACATCGATCAATACGGCTCAAAAATCTCTACAAACCAGCCGCGGCCGGGTTCTGAACTACAGCCAGCTGGTGCTCGCAACTGGCTCTGAGCCCGATGACTTTGGGATTACAGGAGTCAAGGAGCATGCCCTGACCTTTCATTCCCTACTGGATATTTCTCCACTCAAAGAACGCGTCCACAGGCTGTGCCAACGAACAGCCAAGGATGGGGCACTGGTCGTCGTTGGCGCAGGAGCAACAGGCGTTGAATTGGCTTGCAAACTCAGCGACATGCTGGACGGATCAGCCGCCGTTCATCTTGTCGAATTAGGGGACAGCATTCTCTCCCGATCCCGAGCCTTCAATCGCGAACAAGCACAAAAGGCACTTGATCAAAGGGGCGTGCATCGTCACCTGAACACTCGCGTGACCTCTGTATCCACCAACGCCGTACAACTGGTTCAAAACGGCTTACCGCAATCTCTGAACCATGATGGTTTGATCTGGACGGCAGGGACCAAACCGATTCTGCCCACCCTGATCCCCAACCCCACCAAGGAGCGCGGGCTGCTCTGTGTTGAGGATGGGTTGCAATTAACGACAGACCCGAATGTCGTGGTCCTTGGGGATGTCGCCTCTCATCACGATGCAGACGCCCCATGGCCCCGCTCTGCGCAATCGGCACTCCAACAAGGAGCGGCGGCGGCTCGAACGCTTCAGGCCATTCGCATGGGACAGGCTGTTCCAAGTTTTCAGTTTCAAGATCTTGGCGAGATGCTCAGTCTTGGCATAGGCGACGCCTCGATTACAGGCATGGGGCTCACCCTCGCCGGCCCACTCGCCTATCGCATGAGGCGACTCACTTACCTCGCTCGAATGCCAGGACTCTCCTTGGGCTTGAGGTCTGCAGGC